The Daucus carota subsp. sativus chromosome 9, DH1 v3.0, whole genome shotgun sequence genome window below encodes:
- the LOC108204203 gene encoding AT-hook motif nuclear-localized protein 23-like has translation MSNSKNLGGSSSQAPGRHGGAPHYSFNSHMSLTTNDVSMNAINKHSVMETVFLKIPNGFDVISCVVQFAQHFGVSVTVLTGQGLISDVVVYPRGVIRPPYVSTMISFSGTYSCLNAASRDIISCFHVQFADAAGNVIGGRIHSQMKAASIITLVLAVSTQV, from the coding sequence ATGAGTAATTCAAAAAACTTGGGTGGATCCTCATCTCAAGCTCCAGGGAGGCATGGAGGAGCTCCTCATTATTCGTTCAATTCTCATATGTCTTTAACCACCAACGATGTGTCAATGAATGCCATCAACAAACATTCTGTAATGGAAACCGTCTTTCTTAAAATCCCTAATGGATTTGATGTGATAAGTTGTGTGGTGCAATTTGCACAGCATTTTGGGGTTTCTGTAACTGTGCTTACTGGCCAAGGACTCATTTCTGATGTTGTTGTGTATCCACGAGGTGTAATCCGTCCGCCATACGTTTCTACGATGATTTCTTTTTCTGGGACTTACAGTTGTTTGAATGCTGCTTCTAGAGACATTATTAGTTGTTTTCATGTTCAATTTGCAGATGCAGCAGGTAATGTTATTGGAGGACGGATTCACTCTCAGATGAAAGCCGCAAGTATTATTACGCTTGTTCTTGCCGTTTCTACACAAGTCTGA